In the Malania oleifera isolate guangnan ecotype guangnan chromosome 1, ASM2987363v1, whole genome shotgun sequence genome, one interval contains:
- the LOC131159034 gene encoding transcription factor MYB41: MGKTACCDKNGLKKGPWTAEEDQKLIDYIHKHGHGRWRTLPKNAGLQRCGKSCRLRWTNYLRPDIKRGKFSFEEEETIIHLHSILGNKWSAIAARLPGRTDNEIKNYWNTHIRKRLLRMGIDPVTHGPRLDLHDLSSILGSSLYNSSSDHLSANPNFFEIQTATNPNLLNLASALLSSQYYKTPQFLPQINLENQNQVTPNILHVQNQSQVPNFQENQVFNNTQLMQMNMEQFSQNSLPNLCQNSKDSSNLVENFNFSFLPYSSCDTKSNVNHLLARNQALFNSNTNKNMESLGFGSSSVLSTPPSCGSTPLNSSSTTYGNGSIEDDRDSYCSNLMMFDMPTKFV; this comes from the exons ATGGGGAAAACAGCTTGCTGCGACAAGAATGGGCTGAAGAAGGGACCCTGGACGGCGGAGGAAGATCAGAAACTCATCGACTACATCCACAAACACGGCCACGGCAGGTGGCGAACCCTTCCCAAGAATGCTG GACTGCAAAGGTGTGGAAAGAGTTGTCGGCTCCGGTGGACGAACTACCTGAGACCAGACATCAAGAGAGGGAAGTTCTCTTTTGAAGAAGAAGAGACCATAATTCATTTACATAGCATTTTAGGAAACAA GTGGTCCGCAATTGCTGCTCGTCTGCCAGGAAGAACGGACAATGAGATCAAGAATTATTGGAACACTCATATTAGAAAGAGGCTTCTCAGAATGGGAATAGATCCTGTGACTCACGGTCCAAGGCTTGACCTTCATGATCTATCTTCAATTCTAGGCTCATCCCTTTACAACTCATCGTCTGATCATCTTAGTGCTAATCCAAACTTCTTCGAGATCCAAACTGCTACAAATCCGAATCTCCTTAATCTAGCAAGTGCTCTTTTGTCATCCCAATACTACAAAACCCCACAATTTCTTCCTCAAATCAATCTTGAAAACCAAAATCAAGTCACCCCCAATATTCTCCATGTTCAAAACCAATCACAAGTACCTAATTTCCAAGAAAACCAAGTATTCAACAATACCCAACTCATGCAAATGAATATGGAGCAATTTTCTCAAAACTCTCTGCCTAATTTGTGCCAAAACAGTAAGGATTCTTCTAATTTGGTAGAAAATTTCAACTTTTCCTTTCTACCATATTCGAGTTGTGATACCAAATCCAATGTTAACCACCTTCTAGCGAGAAATCAGGCATTGTTTAATTCCAACACCAATAAAAATATGGAGAGTTTGGGTTTTGGCTCATCATCTGTCTTATCAACTCCGCCTTCATGTGGATCAACTCCATTGAACTCGTCCTCCACAACCTATGGCAATGGCAGCATTGAAGATGATAGGGATAGCTACTGCAGCAACTTGATGATGTTTGATATGCCAACTAAATTTGTGTAA